The Pseudanabaenaceae cyanobacterium SKYG29 genomic interval TTAGTGCAGGGGCAGCCAACTACCTAGGACGATCGGCAGCCCAGAGTGGGGTAGTCAATCTCTATTCTGCTCGTCACTACGACTCGGACAATATTCTGTATGAAAACTTTCGACGACAGACTGGTTTCCGCATCAACCTGATTGAGGCAAAGGCAGACGAGTTAATTGCTCGGATCAAAGCAGAGGGGGCTAACAGTCCTGCGGATGTGATTATTACTGTCGATGCAGGTAACCTCTATCGTGCTCAGCAGGAGGGGTTACTCCGTCCTATCCAGTCGAACATCCTGAATGCTGCTATCCCCAGTTATCTCCGCGAACCAGGGGGACATTGGTACGGCTTGACTAAGCGGGCGCGGGTGATTATTTACAACAAAGAGAAAGTTAATCCCAACGAACTTTCCACCTACGAGGATTTAGCAAATCCCAAGTGGCGCGGTCGTTTGATTTCCCGTACTTCTAACCATGTGTACAACCAATCTTTGATGGGTTCGATCATTGCTGCCCTGGGCAGGGAAAAGGCAGAAGCATGGGCACGGGGGATAGTAGCCAACTTCGCTCGTCCACCCCAGGGGAATGATACAGCCCAAATCCGTGATGTGGCAGCGGGAGTAGCTGATTTAACCTTTGTCAACCATTATTACCTCCCCCGTCTGATCAAATCCAACAAGCCAGAGGACAGGGAAGTAGCCCAGAAGGTAGGGGTGTTTTTCCCCAATCAGAGGGATCGGGGAACTCATGTCAACATCAGTGGGGCAGGGGTAGCGCGCAATGCCCCCAACCTTGAGGGTGCCATCAAATTCATTGAATATCTTGCTTCCAGGGAAGCCCAGGACTCTCTTGCCCGCGTCAACAATGAATATCCCGTTGTGTCAGGGACGGCAATTGATTCAGTGGTACGAGGATTTGGTGCCTTCCGAGAAGACCGTTTGAATGCTGCTGAATATGCTCGTTTGAACCCTGAGGCAGTCAGGATAATGGACAGAGCTGGCTGGCGCTAGCAAGGGGGATCTCTATCCTTCTCTGTAGAGGCTTTTGAACTTTTTCTGTTGTTCATTGTGATCAACAAGGGGCAGGGGATAGTCCCTTGCTTTACATTTGCTGGGGGGGATCGTACCTGTTACTAGTTCAACTGTGGAGAGGTCAGCTAGTTCAGGCAGCCAGGTTCTGATGTATTGGCCATGGGGGTCATAGTTCTTTGCTTGGGTAGCGGGGTTAAAGATACGCAGAGGACGGGGGTCCATCCCACTAGAGGCACTCCACTGCCAGCCACCGTTGTTAGCGGTTTGATCGCCATCGATCAATTTCTGCATGAAGTAGCGCTCTCCCCATTGCCAACTAACCAATAAATCCTTGGTCAAGAAAC includes:
- a CDS encoding Fe(3+) ABC transporter substrate-binding protein — protein: MSHKWTRRAIIFGISAGAANYLGRSAAQSGVVNLYSARHYDSDNILYENFRRQTGFRINLIEAKADELIARIKAEGANSPADVIITVDAGNLYRAQQEGLLRPIQSNILNAAIPSYLREPGGHWYGLTKRARVIIYNKEKVNPNELSTYEDLANPKWRGRLISRTSNHVYNQSLMGSIIAALGREKAEAWARGIVANFARPPQGNDTAQIRDVAAGVADLTFVNHYYLPRLIKSNKPEDREVAQKVGVFFPNQRDRGTHVNISGAGVARNAPNLEGAIKFIEYLASREAQDSLARVNNEYPVVSGTAIDSVVRGFGAFREDRLNAAEYARLNPEAVRIMDRAGWR